The Streptomyces rimosus genomic interval CGGGTGGGGCGGATTTCGCCGCCCCACCCATGACGCGGCCCCACCCATGACGCGGCCCCGCCGGGACCGCGTCGGGCCTTCAGGACCCCTGTCCGGCCTTCGCCTGGGCCCCGGCGGACGCGTCGGCCAGGACCTTGGCCTGCTTCTGGGCCGCCGCGGTCAGCGCGGCGGCCGCCTCGGTGTACCGGTCCACGTAGGCGCGCCACTGCGCGACCTGCTGCTCGTATGCCTTGGGCGTGTTCTTCGCCTTGAGGGATGCGGCGTCGGCCGTGGCGTTCGCGGCACTCCGGGCGGTCTCGTAGGCCTTGACCGCAGCGTCGGCGACGGCCGCGAGGCCGTCGGCCACCTCGGCCCACCGGGTGTCCTGGGGCAGCCCGTTCTCCGTCAGGAAGTCGGCATGGATCTTGACCTGGGTCGCGTGGATCCGGGTCGCCCTGGCAAAGAACGCGCTGCCCTCCATCCGACGGATCACATCGGCCCTGGCCTGGTCATAGGCGTACAGCCGCTCCTCGCTCCGGTTGTTCCCGATCAGCCGGCCGGCCTCACGCGCGTCGTGGACGGAGACGGCCAGATCGTCCGTCACATAGGTGAGCGCCTTGAGGGCGTCCGCGTGGGCGTCGAGCAGCTTGGTCCGTACCGGGGCGGCGGCCGCGGTCTTACGGGCCAGCTCCAGCTCCTTGTCGAGCTTCTCCTGCTCCTCCTTCAGCTCCTTCTCCCGGGCCGCCTGGTTGTCGGCGTCCTTCCGCGCCGCGACCAGGTATCCCTTGTCCAGGAATTCGGTGATGGCCGCGTCGTTGCCGGCGTCCAGCGCGGCCCGGGCCGCCTTCTTCACCTCCGGGCCGCCGACCGTGGCGAGCATTTCCACGCGCTTGCGCAGCGTGGCCGCATGGTCCTTGGCGTCCTTTTCTTCCTTCGCGTCCTGCTCCCGAGCGAGGTCCGCGCCGTAGCTCAGGAAGCTCGCGCGGTCATTGGCCGTGGCCTTGGGGCCCAGCACGCGTTCGACCTCGGCGTTGAAGTGCGGTCCGCCTGTGCCGCGCATCGCCTCGATCTTCTTGCGGTTCTCGGCGTCGGTGTCCTTCTTCTTGTCCTGGGCGCGTTTGCGGGCCTCGGCCATACCGTGGTCCAGGAATTCCCGGATCGCGTTCGGGTCCTCGCTCTCCAGGGCCGCCTTGGCGGCCAGCCGGACTTCTTCCTCGTCGCCGAACTCGGCGAGATCTTCCACCAATTGCCGGTCGAAGTCACGAGGCGCGCCGATCCGGTGCGGCGCGGACCGGGCCGGAGCGGCGACGGCTTCCGTCGCCGTCGCTCCCAGCGCCGTCATGGCCAGCACCGCGGACATGACGATGCGGGTCCGTCGAGCACCGAGCCGGTATGTACCTGTCAAGAAAAGAACCACCTTCGTCGATCGGGGTAGCGGAAAACGGAGAAGCCAGCAGAGTTTCGATCTTCATCCGATAGGAGTCAAATCAGATTTGCCAAAGTTGTCCGTTTCCGGCATCGGCCGCCGTTCTACGCCCCCACCCGCACCGGCAACCGCCGCAACCCGTTCTGAAAGTTGGAAACCAACCGCACCGGCTCCCCCGCCAGCTCCACCCCCGGCAGCCGCTCCAGCACATGCCGGAGTACCGCCCGCATCTGGAGGCGGGCGAGGTGGCTGCCCAGGCAGAAGTGTGGGCCGAAGCCGAAGCTGAGGTGGTCGTTGGGGGTGCGGGTGATGTTGAAGTGGTCGGGGGTGGGGAAGACGGTTTCGTCGCGGTTGGCGGAGGCGTGGTAGACGACGACCTTGTCGCCGCGGCGGATGTGCTGTCCGGCGAGTTCGGTGTCGCGGGTGGCGGTGCGGCGGAAGTCGATCACCGGGGGCCAGTAGCGCAGCATTTCCTCCACCGCGCTGTCGGTCAGGTCCGGTTCCCGGCGGAGGCGGGCGAACTGGTCCGGGTGCTGGAGGAGGGTGAGCAGGCCGCCCGGGATGCCGTTGCGCAGGGTTTCGTTGCCGGCCACGGCGAAGAGGAAGAACGTGTTCTCGAACTCGGCGCGGGTCAGGCCGCCTTCCCGTAGGTGGGCCATCACGGTGCCGGGGCGCGGGTGCTCGGCCAGCGCGTGGGCGTACGCGAACATGTCGGCCAGTGCGCGGCGCGAGCGCGGGTTGACCGGGCGTCCGTCCGGGCGGAGCGCCGGTGCGGGCCGGTGGCGCAGGGCGGCCCGTCCCATCGGGCTGAGGCGGGCGGGGTCGGCAGTGCTGGAGGTGGCGTACGCGTCGTCCTGGTAGCCGATGACGCGGTTCGACCAGTCGAAGAGCAGCTGCCGGTCCTCCTCCGGGACGCCCATGACGTGCGCCAGCGTCCACACCGGCAGGTCGGCGGCCACGGTCACGAAGTCCGCCTCGCCCGCCCGTGCCACCTCCGCCACCAGCTCCCGTGCCCGCGCGTCGATGACGTCCGCCAGTTCCCGTACCGCGCGCGGGGTGAAGGCCGCGGCGACGACACGCCGGATGCGCGCGTGGTCCGGAGGGTCCTGGTTGAGCATCATCGCCCGGACGAACGCGAGGTCCTCCTCGGTGTCGGGGTCGCGGATCTGGGTCGCGCCCAGGTACGAGGAGTAGATCTCGGGGGTACGCAGGACGTGTTTGACGTCGGCGTGCCGCAGCACGGCCCAGTAGCCGGGCCCGGCGGGCCAGCCGTCGACCGCCGGTTCCTCGATCCAGCACACCGGCCGGGTCGCCCGCAGTTCCCTGAAGAGTTCGTACGGGACCGCGGTGGCGTACGTGCGGGGTGTGAACACGTCGGCTGCTCTCACGCAGGCGACCGTACGGTATTCCATCCGTTCGGGGGAATCGGGCCCGCCCGGCGGCTGATGGCGGTCCGGTCTGCGCAGCATGACGGCGTGAAGGGATCGCAACGTTTCCGCAGCGTCCAACCTGCGCTTTTGATACCGCTGTTGGTGGTGCTCGCCGTGCTGTCGGCGCCCGCGGTGGCCCACGCCCGGCCGTCTGCCGCCCCGGCCCGGCCCGCCGACGCCTGCGCGAGCGCCGGGGTGGACGCGCCGGTGCACCCGCCGACCGGCCGGCCGAGGCCGCCGGGCTGGGGCTGGTGTGGGGATGGGGACTGGTGTTGGGACTGGGACTGGGGGCCGGGCTGGGATTGGCACTGGCAGTGCCCGACCCCGACCCCGACCCCTACTCCGACGCCCTCACCGACCAGGCCGCCCAAGCCCACCCCTACACCCACACCCACCCCGTCCCCCACTCCCACGTTCACCACCTCACCCACTCCCCGGCCCACACCGACCCCCACCCCGTCGCGCCCGAGGCCCCGGCCACCCGTCCCCGCCGCTCCTGGGCCAACACACCCGCCACCCCGCCCCAAGCCCAGCAAATCCGCGGCTCCCGCGCCGCCACCGGCCACCCGGCCCACGTCACCGCACCCCACCCCGTCCACGACGCCGTCCGTGGCGCTGCCCCGCAAGTACGTCCCGTCCGCCCACAAGAAGCACAACAGCCGTTCGGTCGTCACGACCATGCTGCTGCTCACCGCGCCCGCGGTGCTGGCGGCCGCCGTGCTGCGCCCCCGTTCCTCCAGCTCGTCCGGTTCCGCCGGGCGCCGTTCCTCGTAGGAGGCCACCTTCATGTCGGAATGGCTGGTACTGACCATCGCGATGGCCGCGGTCTGCGCGGTCGTGCTGACCATCACGGTCCTCAGGCAGCGCCGGATCGGCGAGGACGACGACCCGTCCGAGACGCCCGACGTCATCGAGTACATGGTGATGATGGTGGGGGTGGTGTACGCGATCGTGCTCGGCCTGGCCATCGCCGGGGTCTGGGAGGCCAGGGGCGCGGCCGAGGACTCCGTACGGGCCGAGGCGCAGGCCCTGCACGAGGTCAGCGAGCGGGTACGGGTCTACCCGGAGGGCGCGCGGGAGCGCATCCGCGCGGACGTGGACGCCTATGTCTCCTACGTCGTCCACAAGGAGTGGCCGGTCATGGCCGAGCAGGGACAGATCACCGACCGGGGCGGCGAGCTGATGGACAAGGTGCGCGCCTCCGTGACCGACTACCGGCCGCGCGACGACTACGAGAGCCAGTCCTACCAGCCGCTGCTCGACCAGGTCGCGGCGGCCGACAGCGCCCGTAACACCCGGGCGGACAGCATCGAGCCGACGCTGCCGCCGGTGGTCTGGTTCGGGCTGATCACCGGTGCCGCGATCACCATCGGGCTGATCTTCACGCTCCAGATCCGCCGGTCGGGCCGCGAGTTGCTGCTGGCCGCCCTCTTCAGCGCGCTGATCGCCTTCCTGCTCTTCCTGGTCTGGGACTTCGACGCGCCGTTCAGCCGCGGCATCTCGGCGTCCGCGGAACCCTTCACGGATCTCTTCCCTCGGTTGTGAGGCGGCTGTGGCGGTAGAGGCGCAGGCGTACGGGAGGTAATTGCCGCGACGTCCGAGAACTCTCCGTGCGACCATGCGCGCATGTCGTCGGAGCCGCACCACGCGGGCAGGTCGCCGGACCTGCCGTTCACGGACGTTCTACGGGACCGCCTCGGCCCGGCCCGCAACGCGGTGCGGCTGAGCAGCAGTCCGCGCTCCCGCGTGTGGCGGGTCGAGCTGCGGGGCGCGCCGGCGGTGGTCAAGCAGGCCGTCGACGGAGCGGACGCGGACGAGCGGTACGCCCGTGAGGTCGCCGCGCTGCGGCTGGCCTCGCGGGTGACGCCGCCCGTCGTACCGCGTCTGCTCGGCACGGATCCGGCCGCGCGCGTCCTGGTGCTGGAGCAGGTGGACCACCGGCGGCCCGCGCCGGACTGGGTGGTCGGGTACGCGGCGGCGCTGGCTCGGCTGCACGCGGCCACCGCTTCCGTACCGGCCGACGGAACGCCACCGCCGCTGCCCGCCTGGTCGGGTCCGGCCCCCGCGGACATCGTCTCCTTCCTCACCCTCGCCGACCGCCTCGCGGCCCCGGTCCCGGGCGGGACGGATACCGAGCTGGCCGCTTTGCTGCACCGGCTCGGCTCGGCTCCCGGACGGGCCCTGCTGCACGGCGACCCATGCCCCGGCAACGACCTGCACGCGCCGGACGGCATCCGGTTCATCGACTTCGAGCAGTCCTGCCTGGGCAACGGCCTCACCGAACTCGCCTACCTGCGCGTCGGCTTCCCGACCTGCTGGTGCGTCACGGCCACGCCCGAGCCGCTGCTGCGCGAGGCGGAGGCCGCGTACCGGAGGGAGTGGGAGGCGGCGACCGGCAGCGCGCCGCCCGGCGACCTGGTCGACGCGTGCGCGGGCTGGCTGATCAGGGGCGACGCGCTGGTGCAGCGCGCCCACCGCGGGGGCACCGATCATCTCGCCCGGCTGCCCGACGAGGACTGGGAGTGGGGCACGGTCACGGCGCGGCAGCGGCTCGCGTACCGGCTCGGCGTCGTCGCCCGGCTCACCGCGGACCGCGACGATCTGGGCGGCCTGAGCCGTCTCGCCGAGGCGATGCGCGCCCGGATGCTCGGCCGCTGGCCCGGTCTCACGCCACCGCCCCGCGAGCGGCCACCGGACGACTGATCAACGTAACGCCCGTACACAGCACGGGAGTTGGGGCTGCGCGTCTCGCCACCGCTCTGTTCACCGCGCCCGTCCTGTGCTTCGATGCTGCGATCATCTGTTCGCGCGAGGGCGGCAGAGCGGCGGAGAGGACCGGGTGGGCGCATGGACCGGCGGGGGTTTCTGAAGGGCGCGGCAGCGGTGTCGGCCGCGGGGGTGCTGGCGGGGACCGGGAGCGGGCAGGCCACGGCAGCCGCCCTGCCCACCGGACGTACCGCCGCGCGCCCCAGGCCCGCCGTTTCCGTCCCCGTACAGGACTGGATGTCGGCCCTCCCGGACAGCACGCCGATGCGGCGGCTCTCCATCCCGGGCACCCATGATTCCGGGGCGCGCCACGGCGGCCCCTGGGTGGCCTGCCAGAACACCACCGTTGCCGAGCAGTTGACCAGCGGTATCCGCTTCCTGGACGTACGCTGCCGGGCCATCGACTCGGTCTTCGCCATCCATCACGGCGCGTTCTACCAGAACCTGATGTTCGGCGACGTGCTGGTGGCGTGCCGGGCGTTCCTTCAGGCGCATCCGTCGGAGACCGTGCTGATGCGGGTCAAGCAGGAGTATTCCGAGGAGAGCGCGGCGGAATTCCGGCGGATCTTCGACATCTACCTGGACGGCAAGGGGTGGCGCTCCCTGTTCCGGCTGGACGGCACGCTGCCCTCGCTCGGGCAGGCCCGCGGCAAGGTCGTGCTGCTCGCCGACTCGGACGGGCTGCCGGGCGTGCGCTACGCCGACCCGCAGGTCTTCGACGTCCAGGACGACTACATGGCCGAGCCGCTGCGCAAATACCCGCTGATCGAGGGGCAGTTCCGCAAGGCCGTCAGGGAGCCCGGCAAGCTGTTCGTGAACTACGTGAGCACCGCGGCCCTGCTGCCGCCGCGCTCCAACGCGGACCGGCTCAACCCGAAGGTGAAAAGCTTCCTGGACGGTGGCGAGGCGCGCGGCTGGACGGGGCTGGGGATCGTCCCGATGGACTTCCCGAACGAACACGGCCTGGCGGAGACACTGAT includes:
- a CDS encoding bestrophin-like domain; the encoded protein is MSEWLVLTIAMAAVCAVVLTITVLRQRRIGEDDDPSETPDVIEYMVMMVGVVYAIVLGLAIAGVWEARGAAEDSVRAEAQALHEVSERVRVYPEGARERIRADVDAYVSYVVHKEWPVMAEQGQITDRGGELMDKVRASVTDYRPRDDYESQSYQPLLDQVAAADSARNTRADSIEPTLPPVVWFGLITGAAITIGLIFTLQIRRSGRELLLAALFSALIAFLLFLVWDFDAPFSRGISASAEPFTDLFPRL
- a CDS encoding phosphotransferase family protein, with product MSSEPHHAGRSPDLPFTDVLRDRLGPARNAVRLSSSPRSRVWRVELRGAPAVVKQAVDGADADERYAREVAALRLASRVTPPVVPRLLGTDPAARVLVLEQVDHRRPAPDWVVGYAAALARLHAATASVPADGTPPPLPAWSGPAPADIVSFLTLADRLAAPVPGGTDTELAALLHRLGSAPGRALLHGDPCPGNDLHAPDGIRFIDFEQSCLGNGLTELAYLRVGFPTCWCVTATPEPLLREAEAAYRREWEAATGSAPPGDLVDACAGWLIRGDALVQRAHRGGTDHLARLPDEDWEWGTVTARQRLAYRLGVVARLTADRDDLGGLSRLAEAMRARMLGRWPGLTPPPRERPPDD
- a CDS encoding cytochrome P450, yielding MEYRTVACVRAADVFTPRTYATAVPYELFRELRATRPVCWIEEPAVDGWPAGPGYWAVLRHADVKHVLRTPEIYSSYLGATQIRDPDTEEDLAFVRAMMLNQDPPDHARIRRVVAAAFTPRAVRELADVIDARARELVAEVARAGEADFVTVAADLPVWTLAHVMGVPEEDRQLLFDWSNRVIGYQDDAYATSSTADPARLSPMGRAALRHRPAPALRPDGRPVNPRSRRALADMFAYAHALAEHPRPGTVMAHLREGGLTRAEFENTFFLFAVAGNETLRNGIPGGLLTLLQHPDQFARLRREPDLTDSAVEEMLRYWPPVIDFRRTATRDTELAGQHIRRGDKVVVYHASANRDETVFPTPDHFNITRTPNDHLSFGFGPHFCLGSHLARLQMRAVLRHVLERLPGVELAGEPVRLVSNFQNGLRRLPVRVGA
- a CDS encoding phosphatidylinositol-specific phospholipase C — its product is MDRRGFLKGAAAVSAAGVLAGTGSGQATAAALPTGRTAARPRPAVSVPVQDWMSALPDSTPMRRLSIPGTHDSGARHGGPWVACQNTTVAEQLTSGIRFLDVRCRAIDSVFAIHHGAFYQNLMFGDVLVACRAFLQAHPSETVLMRVKQEYSEESAAEFRRIFDIYLDGKGWRSLFRLDGTLPSLGQARGKVVLLADSDGLPGVRYADPQVFDVQDDYMAEPLRKYPLIEGQFRKAVREPGKLFVNYVSTAALLPPRSNADRLNPKVKSFLDGGEARGWTGLGIVPMDFPNEHGLAETLIRHNTGG